TTGCGTATCTCCTCCAGCATCCGGTTGCGGACCATGTAGGTATAGTACCAGAGGTGTCCTAAAACCATAACAGTCAGCGGCAGGATCAGGTGGGCAGCCCGGCTGGCAATATTGTCTGCCTGCCCCATGGCGTAAGCCCCGCTGGAGGGTAAAAGCTCCAGATTAATGCTGAATACCAGTATGAGAACCAGCGCCACCCAGAAAGAAGGAATGCAGTTGGTAATCGTCCCGACTTTGCAGATTACCCGGTCCACAGGCGAGTCCTCGTGCATGGAACAGAAAACTCCCAGTACCAGCGCAAACGCGAAGGTCAGAATATAAGACAAGCCGCCCAAAATCAGCGTATTTGCCCAGACACCCTCAATGACTCCCATGACATCCTGCTTATACTTAAAGGATATGCCAAAATCACCATGAAAAGCCTCTCCAACCCAGATACCATACTGAACCCATATCGGCTCATTTAACCCTAGTTTTTCCCTGGCCTTTTCCTGCTGCTCAACACTCATGCGCTCAACACTCTCGCCGTAATATGCCCGAAGCGGGTCTCCTGGCGACAGTCTTGCCATATAAAACACAATCAATGACAGTAAAAATATTACCAGCATAAACTGCAGTATTTTTTTCAGAAAATAAACCAGATTATTTCTTAATCGCACTCCAATACCTGTTCTCCCCCGTTCTACTCCATATAAAGGCAGCAAAAAAGCCATGAAATCCGTCCGCGCCTTCAGCGCAAAACGAACCTTCATGGCTCTGTTATCTCTATTAATTGATTTGCACGGTTAATATACCATGAAAAACATTTGGTGTCAACAAGTATATACAGGCTATGCCTCTTTTTTTGAAAACGTCCTCTTAAATTGCCGCCGCGCCGTATTTTTCAGAAGGATTTGAGAGGATTTCAGAGAAAATATTGGTGTTTCGGCGCTGCGGCTTCTATATAAAATCCCACAGGGGATGATACAAGCTTTATTCCGGTACGACCATTTTATAGCCGTTAATAGTACCGATGCACACAGGCATCTGGTAAACCTCACCGATGCATTCACAGGTCATAACTTCCTGACCGCCGTAGGCGTGAACGCTGCCGTCCTTTAAAAACAGGAAACGGTCGCAGTATCTGAGCGCCATGTTCAGATCGTGGATGACGATGATCACCGCAATGTTTCTGGAATGGCAGATTTTCCGGACCAGCCCCAGCACCTCCAGCTGATTTTTTAAATCCAGGCTGCTGGTTGGCTCATCAAGAAGCAGAACCCTGGGTTCCTGGGCCAGCGCCCGGGCGATCATCACCTTCTGCAGCTCCCCGCCGCTCAACTCATCCAGATAACGGACAGCAAATTTCTCAAGGTGCATCTGACTGATCACACTGGATACGATCTTCTCATCCTCCTGAGTGACACCCCATTTGATAAAGGGAATCCTTCCCAGCATTACCGCCTCAAAAACAGTGATCCGGTTATTGTCATTTTTCTGAGCCACAAAGGCCATATGCCTGGCGATCTCCCCCTGTTTCATCGCTGTGATTTCCAGCCCGTCAACACGCACCACGCCTCTGCCCGGCGAGAGGATGCGGTTCAGACATTTCAGCATCGTGCTCTTTCCCGCGCCGTTATTGCCGAGAATGGCGATACAATGTCCGTCCTCCACATCAAATGAGATTTGATCGATAATTTTCCGGCTGGTATTATAACCAAAAACAAGATCCCTGACCTGTATCATCGCTTTGTGCCTCCTTTGAATAAAAGATACAGAAACAGCGGCGCGCCAAGAAATGAGGTGATGGCGCCGATGGGCAAAATGACCGGTGCGATAATCACTCTTGCCAGCACGTCGCCCAGAAGCAGCAGAACAGCCCCGGCCATGGCGGAGGCTGGCAGCAGCCAGCAGTAATTATTGCCCAAAAACCGCCGCATAATATGTGGTGCAACCAGCCCGATAAAATTGATGATCCCGATAAAAGACACGATCACCGCCGCGGTCAGGGCACAGACCAGCATGTTGATAATCCTGGACCGCGCCACATTGACGCCAAGGCTGGCGGCTGTTTGTTCCCCGCTCTCCATGGCGTTGTAATGCCAGCGGTTAAGCAGAAAATAAGCCAGTGTAATGACCACCACTACCGCGATAATCTGTACTTCCTTCCAGCCCGTGCGCCCAAGATCGCCAAAGGTCCAGAAAACCACAGAGGCCAGCTGGACATCATCGGCAAAATACTGGAGCAGCGTCGTCGCTCCGGTAAACATGGCACTGAGCGCCACACCGCAGAGCACCATGGCTTCCGGCGTAATCCTGCGGAACCGGGAGAGCACCAGGATCATAACCGAAGCGCTGATACTGCCTCCAAAAGCGCAGATGGTGATGAGATAGGGATTATTAAAGCTCATGTTAGCTGCGCTGCTCCCCTGCACACCGGCGCCCAGGACGATGATGGCAAAGGCAGCCCCGAAGCCCGCGCCCTGGGAAATACCAAGGGTCGTAGTGTCTGCCAGAGGGTTCTTGAGTATACCCTGAAGTACCGCTCCGGTTACACCGAGGCCCACACCGCTCAGCACGGCTGTCATGATTCGAGGCAGCCGGATATTCCACATGACCATATTATTCTGCTTTGTCGACTGACCACCAATGGCTTTTAAAATATCGCCCATGTTTAAATCTGAGGAACCTGCTCTCAGCGAAAACAGCATCGCTAGCGTCAGAATAATTCCCAGCAGAACTAAAACCACAATATTCCTTTTTTTAAGCGCCTGATAATCTTTAATCTCAGATTTCTCCGCTCCGGTCATTTCAACTATTCTCCCAGTGTAATTGGTCTGAAGTTAAGTCCCGCATCCTTAAGCTTCTGGCTGTAGGGCACGCCCAGCATTTTTTCTGTGATCTCATCGGTTTTTTTCGCAATGTCCACGTCCGCAAAGGCTTCTGGATAGACTACGCATCCCACATAATAGGCGTTGGCCAGAGCCAGCTCGGTATTAGTTCCGTTAAAACGGTAGGCTACCTGAGAATATACCTTTTTATCCTGCACTGCCTTCAGCTCGTTATAAAAGTCTGGCCTCACCGCGTAATCATCCTTGACCAGCTTCAGATTGCCAGCATCTAAAAACAGATAGTCAGCGTTCCACTTGAGAATCTGCTCAAGATCGACGTCAAAAGCGCCCTTCTTACCCGTTTCATCCGCTACATTTGTAATACCGAGCGCTGAAAACGGCGGGTAGCCCGCCTCGGTCCCCTCAATGCCATGCGCGCCCTTGAAGGACACAGCGCCGCAGTAGGCTGTCGGTATTTTATCCTGCGGGATATCTCCAGTGCGGCTCTTTAAATCTTCAGCCACCGATTTCATATAATCCACAACCTCCTGGCTGCGCTCCTGTTTTCCCAGGACATCGCCCACCAAATTCAGCGCGTTATAAATCTCATCGTCAAAAACCTTATCGGTGATCGGCATGGTCACAACCGGTATTCCTGTTTTATTTTGAAGGTCGTCAGCGGCCTTGCCGTCATTGGAGGTGATGATCACATCCGGCGCAGCTTTCATGAGCTCTTCCTCGTAAGGCGTTCCGCTGTCTCCAATGACCGGCAGCTTTTTAAGTTCCTCCTGGTAAGCGTAGCTGGCTGCCTTGGTTACCGGCACATCCAGGTCATTCTGCTCCACGCCTGCCAGCTGCTCCACGCCGCCGTCATACAAAATATAACGCAGCGCGCCCACCCCAAGAGGCGCCACTTTTTTGACCTCGGAGGGAATCGTCACCACACGCCCTGCGGCGTCGGTAATTTCCCGCGTGCCCTCTGCGGCGCCGCTCTCGGTGTTTCCGCCGCTGCATCCCGCTAAAAGCAGTGCCGCCAGTAAAACACCGGTTACCGCCTGTCCCAGTCTCTTTTTCATTTTCATTGCTTTCCTCCTGTCTACCAGCCTCTGTTATAGGGCTTAAAACAGTCCTCACAGACTTTTTTGCCTTCCTGCAAATGCATTTTGTGCTCTGGCGCGCCCTCGCCGCAGAGTTCGCAGTATATGGTATTAAAAATACGTGCTTTTTCTGGCAAATCAAAATCCGGCACCGAAAACTCAAAAATTTCCTCCACAGGCGCATCCAGAAGATAGTGCATGTAAGTTTCTCTGTCCATCTCATGGTTTTTAGGCTTCATACACATCCGTATCTTTTCCCCGGTCGTCCGGTTAAAAAACGAAAAGGCCTGCTTTCCAGTTCCGCGGTATAAAAGATTCCCTTTTCCCATCGTGCAGCTGAGAATGGCCTGAACCGCATCGACGCCGCAGGCGTCATTCTCAGTTACACAGACAATTTCTTCATCCTCAGACTGGCCGATCCCAAGCTTTAAAACAGCTGCTTCACTCGTTTTTACGCCAATGGCCAGTCCCGGGCAGGCGTGCCCGTGAAACGCCACTGCTTTTTCCCACAATTCTTGATTCATTTCTTCCTCCAGTTTTTATGATTCTGTATAAATGCGCGCATCAAACGCTGCCATGGACTTATGAATCACATCATTCTCCAGAATGCCCGCTTCAAAAAACAAAAAACGGAAAGCTCACAGAGCTTTCCGCTATGTTCAGACTGGTTCATCCAGTCTTGTATATACATGTAATCCATTTACTTAAATCATACAGGATTGTCAGTTAATTGTCAAGCTGTGTTTTTTATTTTTCTCCTTGCATTCTTTTCATTTTTATAATAGAATGAAAAGAAATAAAGTGAACAACAAGCCGGTAAGGTGGTGGTTTCCTGAAGGAAATCTCTGTTTTACCGGTTTTTTGTTTCTTCAGGAGGTAATATTATGAACCACTCACAAACCAAAAATCTTGTCGGCACAGCCCTCTGCATTGCACTTGGGCTTATACTTCCTCAGGTTTTCCATCTCATCGGCGCAGGACCTGTTTTTCTCCCCATGCACATCCCTGTGCTGCTTTGCGGCCTGTGCTTCGGCTGGCCCTTTGGCCTGGTCTGCGGCGCTGTCACACCGCTTCTGTCCTCTGTTATGACCGGCATGCCGCCCCTTTTCCCCACCGGTACCGCCATGATTTTTGAGCTGTCCGCCTATGGCGCCTTATCCGGTCTTATGTATCGAAATCTCCGGCAAAATATTTACATTTCGCTCATTGCCGCCATGGTTGGCGGACGCGTGGTCTCCGGACTCGTCTCCGCGGTTTTTTACGGCGTAGCGGGCAAGGCCTACGGTTTTCAGATCTTTCTGACCGGCGCTTTTGTCACAGGACTCCCTGGAATTATCCTTCAGATCCTGATTGTTCCGCTTCTTGTTATCGGGTTGGAAAAAGCCATGGTCATATCCAAACCCACAATTTCGAAAGTGTAGGTCTGTCATGAATATTAAATCGACAAAAATCTATTTTGATAATCTTGCTGAAAACTGGGATAACCTGTGTCATCATGACATGAAAAAAATTGATACAATCGTCAGCCTTGCCCAGCTGCCGGAGAACAGACGGATTCTGGATATCGCCACGGGGACAGGGGTATTGATCCCCCGCCTGCTGGATACAAATCCCCTGGAAATCGTCGCCATTGATCTCTCAGATCAGATGCTTGCAATGGCCAGAAAAAAACATCCCGACTCACGAGTCCATTTCCAGACTGCGGATTTCTATTGCTTTGAGGAGGGCAGCTTTGATTTTGCGGTGGCCTACAGCGCTTACCCGCACTTTGAGAATAAGTCCCTTTTCTGCGACCAGCTTTCAGCCTGCCTGAAACCTGGCGGCCGGTTTATGGTCGCCCACAGCGAGAGCAGGGAAACTATAAACGGCCGGCATTCCGGCCAGGAGGTCCGCAAGGTTTCGACCGGCCTCAGAGACGCACAGTCTGAAGGGCAGATTTTTTCTTCTGCTTTCAATGTAGACATTGCCGTTGATACCACGGCTTTTTATATTCTTTCAGGAACCAAAAAATAAAAAAATGCCGGCGTGGTCAGCTGCGCCGGCACGATTTTATTCAACAGGGTCATGGCTCAAGAGGTATATTGTTAAAATTTCCTGAGCAAACTTGGCTTTTTCAGGCGAGCAGCGTTCCAGAAGCTCCAGAAGCTCTGTATATTTGACACCTTTATATTCTTTGGGACCGTACAAAATAGCGTCCGAAGACATTTTTAAAACATTACAGAAGCGGTTCAGGCTTTTCAGCGAAAATCCCTTTGTTCCGAGTTCAATATCCGCCAAAAAAGTCGGCGTAATTCCAATTTTACGGGCCAGCTCATCACGTGACATATTTAAAAAAGTACGCTGCTTCCGAATCCGTTGGCCGATCTCTTTATGATTGATTTCATTCATATGATTCCTCTCCCTTAATTTTTAATTTTCCCTATAAATCATTATATACTCTCACCGGATCGTTTGCAAGCGTTTATTATTTATCATACTTTTATTTAATACAGATTTCTTCTGTTTTATTTTCAGAAAATAAAAAACGACTGCCTCCTCAGCCGCCGCTTTTTATTAGATATCCAATCTCTCTATCAAAAAGAGTACATCTGCTCCACCAGGTACTCATTTCAACCCACTTTGTTGATTTATACATAGTTTTACTTACTTCTTTTCTTTATATTATAAACAATTTTTCTAAAAACTGCAATATTATATTCAAAAAATTTGATTTTCATTATGCCACTTTGTTGCTTTGTTTGACTATTTACTCTAAATATAAAAAGCAGGCACAATGCCCGCTTTTAGTTTTTATTCATATCTACCATATGTCTTTGCGACCTCAACCATGGTTTTCGCGTGCTCAAAATCCATCTGTGCCGGATATTCACAGCCGGTTGCCAGTACGAAACCACCGTCCTTCTTATAAACATCAATCTGTTCCCTGCACTGTTTAACCAGATCTTCCTTGCTGGTGACCATCAGCTCTCCAGGATCAATATGCCCCAGCAGTGTGGTCTGGTGACCATATTTTTCCTTGAGCTCTTCCATGCTTTCGCAGTCATCCGGCAGATACAGGAAGGAGATCAGTTCGGGGTGCATCCGCTTGATCTGAACGTCAAAATAAATGCCGTCACCGCAATTGTGGATCATGACCATCTTTCCCGCATCGTGAACCAGCTGCGCCAGTTCTTCAATGTACGGCCCTTCAAAATCATCCCACATTTCCTTGCGCATGATGGTTTTAGAAGAAAAAAGGGTGTCAAACATAATTGCGTCTGCCCCGGCTTCAATTAATGCCCTGCAATATTCTTTGAGGGTATCCGTAATGGTTCTGAGCGCTTTGTGCACTTTTTCAGGGTACATAATCAAATCCATAAACATATAATCATGTCCCCGAAGCATACCGAGAATACCCAGCGGGCCAAAAACAAAGGCCACAATCGGCTTGGTTTCTCCTCTGGCATCCACAAGCTTTTTAGTCATCCGGATCATTTCACTCATGCGCGGCGTCTCCCTGGGGTTGATCACTGGCAGTGTTTCATAATCATTTTCTGATTTCAAAAAGAAATCATTGTGGTCCGGGCAGGCTGCCTGATCTTCGTAATAGATCATCTTCATACCCCAGTCTGCTGCCTCCACAGA
The DNA window shown above is from Eubacterium limosum and carries:
- a CDS encoding ABC transporter permease, giving the protein MKVRFALKARTDFMAFLLPLYGVERGRTGIGVRLRNNLVYFLKKILQFMLVIFLLSLIVFYMARLSPGDPLRAYYGESVERMSVEQQEKAREKLGLNEPIWVQYGIWVGEAFHGDFGISFKYKQDVMGVIEGVWANTLILGGLSYILTFAFALVLGVFCSMHEDSPVDRVICKVGTITNCIPSFWVALVLILVFSINLELLPSSGAYAMGQADNIASRAAHLILPLTVMVLGHLWYYTYMVRNRMLEEIRKDYVLLCKTKGMTRRQIVWRHCLRNIMPTFISIMAISVPHIIGGTYVVEKVFSYPGLGTLSFESAKYHDYNMLMVLCLLTGIVVVFSNMVAQIINDKIDPRMKHERGELL
- a CDS encoding ABC transporter ATP-binding protein is translated as MIQVRDLVFGYNTSRKIIDQISFDVEDGHCIAILGNNGAGKSTMLKCLNRILSPGRGVVRVDGLEITAMKQGEIARHMAFVAQKNDNNRITVFEAVMLGRIPFIKWGVTQEDEKIVSSVISQMHLEKFAVRYLDELSGGELQKVMIARALAQEPRVLLLDEPTSSLDLKNQLEVLGLVRKICHSRNIAVIIVIHDLNMALRYCDRFLFLKDGSVHAYGGQEVMTCECIGEVYQMPVCIGTINGYKMVVPE
- a CDS encoding FecCD family ABC transporter permease, translated to MTGAEKSEIKDYQALKKRNIVVLVLLGIILTLAMLFSLRAGSSDLNMGDILKAIGGQSTKQNNMVMWNIRLPRIMTAVLSGVGLGVTGAVLQGILKNPLADTTTLGISQGAGFGAAFAIIVLGAGVQGSSAANMSFNNPYLITICAFGGSISASVMILVLSRFRRITPEAMVLCGVALSAMFTGATTLLQYFADDVQLASVVFWTFGDLGRTGWKEVQIIAVVVVITLAYFLLNRWHYNAMESGEQTAASLGVNVARSRIINMLVCALTAAVIVSFIGIINFIGLVAPHIMRRFLGNNYCWLLPASAMAGAVLLLLGDVLARVIIAPVILPIGAITSFLGAPLFLYLLFKGGTKR
- a CDS encoding iron ABC transporter substrate-binding protein, translated to MKMKKRLGQAVTGVLLAALLLAGCSGGNTESGAAEGTREITDAAGRVVTIPSEVKKVAPLGVGALRYILYDGGVEQLAGVEQNDLDVPVTKAASYAYQEELKKLPVIGDSGTPYEEELMKAAPDVIITSNDGKAADDLQNKTGIPVVTMPITDKVFDDEIYNALNLVGDVLGKQERSQEVVDYMKSVAEDLKSRTGDIPQDKIPTAYCGAVSFKGAHGIEGTEAGYPPFSALGITNVADETGKKGAFDVDLEQILKWNADYLFLDAGNLKLVKDDYAVRPDFYNELKAVQDKKVYSQVAYRFNGTNTELALANAYYVGCVVYPEAFADVDIAKKTDEITEKMLGVPYSQKLKDAGLNFRPITLGE
- a CDS encoding FmdE family protein, coding for MNQELWEKAVAFHGHACPGLAIGVKTSEAAVLKLGIGQSEDEEIVCVTENDACGVDAVQAILSCTMGKGNLLYRGTGKQAFSFFNRTTGEKIRMCMKPKNHEMDRETYMHYLLDAPVEEIFEFSVPDFDLPEKARIFNTIYCELCGEGAPEHKMHLQEGKKVCEDCFKPYNRGW
- a CDS encoding ECF transporter S component — protein: MNHSQTKNLVGTALCIALGLILPQVFHLIGAGPVFLPMHIPVLLCGLCFGWPFGLVCGAVTPLLSSVMTGMPPLFPTGTAMIFELSAYGALSGLMYRNLRQNIYISLIAAMVGGRVVSGLVSAVFYGVAGKAYGFQIFLTGAFVTGLPGIILQILIVPLLVIGLEKAMVISKPTISKV
- a CDS encoding class I SAM-dependent methyltransferase gives rise to the protein MNIKSTKIYFDNLAENWDNLCHHDMKKIDTIVSLAQLPENRRILDIATGTGVLIPRLLDTNPLEIVAIDLSDQMLAMARKKHPDSRVHFQTADFYCFEEGSFDFAVAYSAYPHFENKSLFCDQLSACLKPGGRFMVAHSESRETINGRHSGQEVRKVSTGLRDAQSEGQIFSSAFNVDIAVDTTAFYILSGTKK
- a CDS encoding helix-turn-helix domain-containing protein, which produces MNEINHKEIGQRIRKQRTFLNMSRDELARKIGITPTFLADIELGTKGFSLKSLNRFCNVLKMSSDAILYGPKEYKGVKYTELLELLERCSPEKAKFAQEILTIYLLSHDPVE
- a CDS encoding uroporphyrinogen decarboxylase family protein, encoding MNSRERMTLTLQHKEADHVPVYPLINSASRQTIGCNYEEWTKDADKCAESIIKATDLLDVDCICTLVDLSVEAADWGMKMIYYEDQAACPDHNDFFLKSENDYETLPVINPRETPRMSEMIRMTKKLVDARGETKPIVAFVFGPLGILGMLRGHDYMFMDLIMYPEKVHKALRTITDTLKEYCRALIEAGADAIMFDTLFSSKTIMRKEMWDDFEGPYIEELAQLVHDAGKMVMIHNCGDGIYFDVQIKRMHPELISFLYLPDDCESMEELKEKYGHQTTLLGHIDPGELMVTSKEDLVKQCREQIDVYKKDGGFVLATGCEYPAQMDFEHAKTMVEVAKTYGRYE